TGTGGAAGTTCTCCGAAGCCGTGAAAGCCGGTGAGATGACCCGGGAGGAGTTTCTGGAAGCCGAGGTGTCGATGAGCCGTTCGCCCGGCAGCTGCAACACCATGGGCACGGCTTCCACCATGGCCTCGATGGCGGAAGCTCTCGGCATGGCGCTTTCCGGCAATGCCGCCATTCCTGCTGTCGACAGCCGGCGCCGCGTGATGGCACATCTGAGCGGGCGCCGGATCGTCCAGATGGTCAAGGACGACCTGAAGCCATCGGACATCCTGACCAGACAGGCCTTCGAAAACGCAATCCGGACCAACGGCGCAATCGGCGGGTCGACCAACGCGGTGATCCACCTGCTTGCCATTGCCGGGCGCGCCGGCATTGATCTCACGCTTGACGACTGGGACCGGCTCGGACGTGACATCCCGACGATCGTCAACCTGATGCCTTCGGGGGAATACCTGATGGAAGAGTTTTTCTACGCCGGCGGTCTGCCGGTCGTGGTCAAGCGTCTCGGCGAGGCCGGATCGCTTCACAGGGACGCCGTTACCGCCTCGGGCAAGACGATCTGGGATGAGGTCAGGCATGTGAAGAACTGGAACGAGGAGGTCATCCGGCCGGTTGAAAAGGCACTGACGGAGCAGGGCGGGATCGCCGTTCTGAAGGGCAATCTGTCCCCGAACGGCGCAGTCCTGAAACCCTCTGCAGCCTCACCGCATCTCCTGAAACATCGCGGCCGTGCGGTCGTTTTTGAAGATATCGATGACTACAAGCGCAAGATCAACGACAACGATCTCGACATCGACGAGACCTGTATCATGGTTCTCAAGAATTGCGGCCCGAAGGGATACCCCGGATTGTCGGAGGTCGGCAACATGGGCCTGCCACCGAAAATCCTGCGCAAGGGGATAACCGACATGATCCGTATTTCCGATGCCAGAATGTCCGGAACAGCTTACGGGACGGTGGTTCTGCACACTGCACCGGAAGCGGCAGCCGGCGGACCGCTGGCGGTGGTGCAATCCGGCGATTTCATCGAACTGGATGTGCCGAACCGCCGTTTGCACCTGGACGTTTCCGACGAGGAACTACAGCGAAGGCTGGACGCCTGGACCCCCAGCCACGCGGTCCCGGATAGCGGCTATGCCCGCCTCTTTCACGATCACGTTCAGGGAGCGGACACAGGCGCAGATTTCGATTTTCTGATAGGCTGCCGTGGCTCCGCTGTCCCGAAGGATTCCCACTGATGACTGAAAAACTGGCTCTGGTCGGCATCGGCAAGATTGCCCGGGACCAGCACATCCCGGCCATTTCCGCCAACCCCGAATGGTCGCTCGAGGCAACTGTCAGCCGTCACGCCTCAGTCGACGGCATCGAGTCGTTTGAAACGCTTCAAGCCCTGTTGGAAGCACGCCCGGACATTTCGACAATTTCGCTCGCCATCCCGCCGCAGCCACGGTTTGCCTACGCGGAAGCAGCCCTCAGGGCCGGCAGGCACGTCATGCTCGAAAAGCCCCCGGGTCAGAGCCTTGCGGAGTGTTTCGCGCTTGAATCCCTGGCACGGGAGATGGGCGTCACGATCTTCGCAACATGGCACTCGCGTTTCGCCGATTGCGTTCCGGACCTGAAATCCTGGCTTGCCGCGCGTGAGCTCAGACGCCTGCGCATTGTCTGGAAGGAGGACGTCCGGCATTGGCATCCCGGACAGGAATGGATCTGGGAGCCGGGCGGCATGGGCGTGTTTGATCCCGGGATCAACGCGCTGTCGATCATGACGGAAATCCTGCCCCACGCCGTTCACGTCCGGGAGGCAACGCTCGAATATCCGGAAAATCGCGCGACCCCGATCGCTGCCGAACTCAGCTTCACCGATCCGGCGGGAGCCGATGTGTCCGCCCAGTTCGATTGGCGTCAGGAAGGGCCTCAGACCTGGGACATCGAGGTCGAAACCACCGACGGCAATGCCCGGTTGTCCCTTGGAGGCAGCCGGCTTGAAATCGATGGTGAGCTGGTCAGGCAAGGCTCCGACAATGAATACCCGAACCTTTATGCCAGAATGTCGGACCTGATCCGGACACGATCCAGCGACATGGACCTTTCCCCCTTCATCCATGTCTGCGATGCCTGTTCGCTCGGCCGCAGGGTGACAACGTCACCTTTCCTTTACTGATCTGACCGCGCATCGAACGCGATCGCACGTCTGTCATGCGGACGGAGGGGCTGCGAACAGCGGCCTTTGAGAACAGATACCGATTCCCTTGTGGCGGTTCCGGACACCTGCGGCTAACCTGCACATGCACGCCCCGCGAATGGAAAACTGATGGCTCGTCCCCTCCCCTTTATCTGCGAAAAACGCTCCGCCTCCGGTTCCATCGGCATGATCGTGACCAACCATCCGCTCGGAACGGCCGCCGGAACCGAGATGCTCGCAGCGGGCGGCAATGCCATTGATGCCGCCGTCTCCGCGTTGCTGACCCTGACCGTGGTTGAGCCCATGATGGTCGGCATCGCCGGCGGCGGGCTGTCGCATGTCCGCCTTCAGGACGGAACGCATGTCGTCATGGATGCGCTCGCCTGCGCCGCGAAGGACATGCATGCCGGGATATACGAGCCCGTCTCGGATACGCCCCCGAACCAAATGGATGTGAAGAACCGGCGCAACACGGTCGGTCCGTCGGCGGTCGCCGTACCCGGCAATCTCGCCGGGTGGTGCCGCCTGCATGAATCTTGCGGCAAACTGCCCTTCGCGGACCTTGTTGAGCCGGCCATTCGCGCCGCTGAAAAGGGGTTTCTGGCAACCCATTATCTCAGCGGTGCCGTGAACGAATTTCAGGACGATCTCCGCAAGGATCCCGAATGCGCTAGGGTTCTGATGCCGGAAGGGCGCCCGCCGCGTTTCGGTGAGCGGATCTTCATGCAGGACTATGCCGAAAGCCTCCGGCTGATCGCCAGGGAAGGCGCTGCTGCGCTTCACGGCGGCGCGCTCGGCGCTGCATTGGCCGACCGCCTCGCGACCGGCGGACCCGATGCCGGATGGGTGACGCAGGACGATCTGAGGAACTACCGCCCGGTTGAGCGGGCGGTCATCACCGGCACCTATCGCGGTTTTGAAATCGTCGGCCCGCCGCCACCGGCCTCCTCGGGCGTTCACATCGTCCAGATGCTCAATATCCTGGAAGCATACGACATTCCGGGGCTCGGCTTCGGCAGCGTCGAAGCGCTGGATCTTCTGGCGCGCACGATCGCACTAGCCTTCGAAGACAGGCGCGCCGCTTCCGGAGATCCGGATTTCGTCGACGTTCCTGTCGGGCGTCTGACGTCGAAGGACTATGCCTCTGACTGCCGCACCCGCCTCGGCAGCAACCTGCAATCAGCTCTCTATCCCGAGAGCGCGGACACCACGCATGTCACCGTTGCCGACAGGGACGGCAACATTGCCACCGCCACGCACACGATCAACGGTCTTTTCGGCGCGCGGATCATGGTGCCGGGAACCGGCATCATTCCCAACAACTACATGATGAATTACGATCCGCATCCGGGCCGGGCGCTCTCGATCGCCCCCGGCAAACGCGTGCCAACGTCGATGGCGCCGATGATCGTCACGCGGGACGGAACGCCGCGTTTCGCGCTCGGTCTTCCGGGCGGTTTGCGGATTTTCCCCTCCGCAATGCAGGCAATCGTCAACCTCATAGATCACCGCATGAGCCTGCAGGAAGCTGTCGAGGCACCGCGGATATGGACCCAGGGGCAGGAAGTGGAAATCGAAAAACCATACGCACCGATGGCCGAAGGGCTTGCGAAGGCCGGGCACGACGTGAAAGTCGTCCCGCATATCGGCGGCGGCATGAATGCCATCGGCTTCGAGGAGAACGGCTTGACCGGTGCCGCCTGCTGGCGCGCGGACGGAACGGCAATGGGCATCGGTGGCGGCCTGGCTCGTCCCGGCGTCCGCTTCTGGCCGGACAAGGCCCCTGATGACAACGACGCCGGTACTCCGGGCACGGACAGCAGCGAGTCCAGACCGTGATCAGCCTGGTCCTCCTCGATCCCGTTTCCGAAGACCGGCTGAATCGCCTTGCCGGCTATCTACCGGACGATTGGTTTTTGGCGAACGCGGTCTCCCGTGCGCCGGCGGATCAGGTCGCGGCTCTTGAAGGGGCCAGTTTTGCCATCACCGCGGACGTTCCCGTGACCGCAGACATGATGGCAGTGCGCGGACTGCACGCTGTCCACAAGTGGGGCGTCGGCTATGACAACATCGATTGTAATGCCGCGAAAGCACACGGCGTCCGCGTCCTGCGCACGACGGGGTCCAACGCCCTGTCCGTGGCCGAGACAGCGCTCGGCCTGATCCTCGCCCTCAACAGGAATCTCGTTCGCGGGCACACCGCCGTTCTGGGAGGTCACTGGCCCAAGTCGGAGCTCGGTGCGACGTCGATGCGCCTGTCCGGAAAGACGGTCGGGATCGTCGGACTCGGGCATGTCGGCAAGGCGCTGGCCCGCCTGCTCGGCGGTTTCGGCTGCGACATCCTCTATTGCGGGCGCACACGTCAGGACGCGGAGACGGAAACCGCACTTGGTGTCCGGTTCACATCCCTTGAGGACCTTCTCGCCCGTGCGGATGTCGTCAGCCTGAACTGTTCGCTCACAGGCGACACGCGCGGAATGATCAACGCGCGAACGCTCGCGCTGATGAAAACCGGCGCGCTACTGGTGAACGTCGCACGCGGCGGTATCGTCGTGGAGGCGGATCTCGCCGACGCCCTGAAATCCGGCCACCTGCGCGGTGCCGCCAGCGATGTCTACATGGAAGAACCGGTCACGGCGGACAATCCCCTGATCGGGCTGGAGACGGCGATCAACACGCCGCATATTGCGGCTGTCTCCGCCGACACGTTCGAACCGACCGTGAAACGAATGATCGGCAACCTGCTTGCCCTCCACGAAGGCCGTGAACCGCCGGAAAGGGATGTCGTGGTATGAGCGCCTGCAAGGTTGCCGTGCTGCGGTCTTGAGCCCGTGGATTGACCGGCGCTCAGCACGAATGGCGCGGCTCCGGGTTACCGGATAGAAGATGGAGGGTCGTGACCTTACCGCCCGCAACCGTCAGCCTGTAGGTCTCGCCTCCCGCGCCAAGTGACCAGCGGCCTGACGATTCAGCCGTGTAGCCATCGCAGCTGTCGGCCAGGAACACGACGTTCAGCCGCCTCAGCAGCTGGCCGGTTCGGTCCGCACCCTCCGTCTTTTCGAACCTGTATGTTTCCAGCAAGGCCTGAAAGAAAAACCCGTGCCTGTTCGAACTCACGGAATAGAACGCACCGTCATCTCCGATTGCCAGAATTTGCGCCGACTTTGCATAGGCGGGAACATCGGTTTTTTGCCAGGACCCGGCCAGTGACGCGGACGCTGTCAGCAACAGCACCGCAAACGCGTACACGAGACCACCTGCGCGTTTAATCCGGCACGCAAGTATCGAGAACCCCGTCCGCTTGTCCGGCCCGTGGCCTGGGCGCGCGCCCGCCTGCGCACTTGCCCGCAGCAGCATCGGCCGGATCCGGCTTGCAGGCGATCGCTGGCAAACGAGTTTGAACGGCACTGTCATGGTGGTTTCGACGGACTTTCTGATTTCGGAAAGAAAAATGCAGTCAGCATTGTGGGTTGAAGCAATGCTGACTGCAGTTGTCTCGGCGCAGAGTGTGTTAGGTAGCCGAGCGATATGTCCGTTTCCGATTAGGGGACGACGGTTCCATGCTTGTTGTTCAACACCAGCTCTTCATGCATCCCGGACAGTAAATGCCCGCGCTCAAATCACTGATGCGTTCGCGTCAAGGCAATGGTGTCTGAGCAACACCTAATTGATACAAACTTTAGAGACCAAAGTGTTATGCAGAAACCGAACGCAATTCAGTTTCCTCCCTGCTCCTCTGATGGTGCGAAAGCGAAGATTTCAGGGAAAAAATGCACGTTTAGCGCAGCATAGCGCGGAAATCCGGACACTATTTACTCCGGCGATTGCTGAAAAAAGCGGCTGCTTTGGTAGCCGGCATCAGCAAGTCCTGTTGACGGTGTCCGCGACCTGACGCACGAAATGCACCGGACGTCTTTTCCGAAGCGGTCGCCTGGGTCATTCATCGTTGCGCGACGCGACTGCGGCAGGACCCTGGAACCGTTTGCCTGAAACGGGTTCCTGGGCCGAGCATCCGGCACGCACGACTACGCGCGGCCTGATCCTCCAGACGAAAGCGGACCATCACAGAATGCACACCGACATGGTGCACGTCGCGATCCCGCACCGCCGCCGGTGGTTCAATCGCGAGGGTCTGTACTCGATCCGCAAGGCGCACATTTATCCGGCTCAACAAGAACCGGTTGTCCGGACAAGTCTGTTGATGTGGATTGAGAATTTAGCCGCTCCCATCCGCAGCGGCATAGAAAACACAGGTCTTGAACGCACTGTTACACCAGTTTGCGCAACAAGCCTGCAAAGGGGGACGGCCCGGCAACTTGGAGAAAGCCGGGCCGTTTGACTGACTGAAATTTTTGGAGGTCTCAGCCAGAACTTTTCATGCGGGTCTAGAAGGTCCGCTGTATCCGGACGCCGAAGAGGAGTGCGTCAATTGTCTCACCATCGTCGTCGACTGTTGTCGTGAACGGGTCCTCATCGAACTTGGTGCTCGAGTACCCTACGTCAGCAGCCAGAACAAACCCTGATACCGGCACCCACTGCACTGAACCATCAATAGCCCAGCGCTCTACGTCACCGATGTCCGAATCGTCAGCCTGATCAACGCTGGCATAGGAGCCATCGAGAGCCAAACCGATGGTCGGTGTTGCCTGGATATACACACCACCCGACAAGGAGTATCCAGTGCTGGTGTCGTCAACGCCTGTGTAATCGGTGACCGTGTACTCATCGTCGCCATCGGTGACCGTGAACCCGGTGATTCCATTGCCGATATAGGACAACGCGCCATCGGCATAGAAGCCCTGGAAATAGATGTTTGAACCGGAATTCGCGAACGGCAGGTTGACGTTCACACCAGCACCGACCGCCCAGCCGAGACTGTCCTCACTGTCAGCTTGATTGTTGGTTTCAGGATACACCTGATGCAACGCACCTGAGATCTGCGCAGAACCCCAGCCTTGTGAGATGCCAAGTGCACCGACGAGATCCGGCGCACGGGTGCCGCCATAATCGCCGACTTCACGACCACGACGATCCTCAAGCGCGATCGTTGCGGAGAAACCATCGCCGAATGCGGCGGTGTATGCGATCTGGTTCATTGATGAATCGGACCAGTCACGCGTCACAACGCCGACAGCCACCTGACCGGTGTAGATGTTGAAGTTGGAGCCCAGGTAACCGGCGGTCAGGCCGCCCCACTGGATGTAACCGGCATCAAGCTTGTAGCCACTACTGCCATTCTCGATCTGCATGCGTAGGGCGACATAGGCGCGCAGCGTGCCGAATTCGGTTGCCGTGCGCGCGTCAAGGTAAGCGTACCCGCGTGTCAGCCATGTGTAGCCATCGGTGTC
This region of uncultured Roseibium sp. genomic DNA includes:
- a CDS encoding porin, yielding MSGMKLKTLLLGAAAAATATTAQAADLPVAPEPVDYVRVCDAYGSRFYYIPGTETCLRVGGRLRTQFVVNNVLDNDGAYDTDPGWQARDTDGYTWLTRGYAYLDARTATEFGTLRAYVALRMQIENGSSGYKLDAGYIQWGGLTAGYLGSNFNIYTGQVAVGVVTRDWSDSSMNQIAYTAAFGDGFSATIALEDRRGREVGDYGGTRAPDLVGALGISQGWGSAQISGALHQVYPETNNQADSEDSLGWAVGAGVNVNLPFANSGSNIYFQGFYADGALSYIGNGITGFTVTDGDDEYTVTDYTGVDDTSTGYSLSGGVYIQATPTIGLALDGSYASVDQADDSDIGDVERWAIDGSVQWVPVSGFVLAADVGYSSTKFDEDPFTTTVDDDGETIDALLFGVRIQRTF
- a CDS encoding Gfo/Idh/MocA family oxidoreductase, with amino-acid sequence MTEKLALVGIGKIARDQHIPAISANPEWSLEATVSRHASVDGIESFETLQALLEARPDISTISLAIPPQPRFAYAEAALRAGRHVMLEKPPGQSLAECFALESLAREMGVTIFATWHSRFADCVPDLKSWLAARELRRLRIVWKEDVRHWHPGQEWIWEPGGMGVFDPGINALSIMTEILPHAVHVREATLEYPENRATPIAAELSFTDPAGADVSAQFDWRQEGPQTWDIEVETTDGNARLSLGGSRLEIDGELVRQGSDNEYPNLYARMSDLIRTRSSDMDLSPFIHVCDACSLGRRVTTSPFLY
- the ggt gene encoding gamma-glutamyltransferase, translating into MARPLPFICEKRSASGSIGMIVTNHPLGTAAGTEMLAAGGNAIDAAVSALLTLTVVEPMMVGIAGGGLSHVRLQDGTHVVMDALACAAKDMHAGIYEPVSDTPPNQMDVKNRRNTVGPSAVAVPGNLAGWCRLHESCGKLPFADLVEPAIRAAEKGFLATHYLSGAVNEFQDDLRKDPECARVLMPEGRPPRFGERIFMQDYAESLRLIAREGAAALHGGALGAALADRLATGGPDAGWVTQDDLRNYRPVERAVITGTYRGFEIVGPPPPASSGVHIVQMLNILEAYDIPGLGFGSVEALDLLARTIALAFEDRRAASGDPDFVDVPVGRLTSKDYASDCRTRLGSNLQSALYPESADTTHVTVADRDGNIATATHTINGLFGARIMVPGTGIIPNNYMMNYDPHPGRALSIAPGKRVPTSMAPMIVTRDGTPRFALGLPGGLRIFPSAMQAIVNLIDHRMSLQEAVEAPRIWTQGQEVEIEKPYAPMAEGLAKAGHDVKVVPHIGGGMNAIGFEENGLTGAACWRADGTAMGIGGGLARPGVRFWPDKAPDDNDAGTPGTDSSESRP
- a CDS encoding 2-hydroxyacid dehydrogenase produces the protein MISLVLLDPVSEDRLNRLAGYLPDDWFLANAVSRAPADQVAALEGASFAITADVPVTADMMAVRGLHAVHKWGVGYDNIDCNAAKAHGVRVLRTTGSNALSVAETALGLILALNRNLVRGHTAVLGGHWPKSELGATSMRLSGKTVGIVGLGHVGKALARLLGGFGCDILYCGRTRQDAETETALGVRFTSLEDLLARADVVSLNCSLTGDTRGMINARTLALMKTGALLVNVARGGIVVEADLADALKSGHLRGAASDVYMEEPVTADNPLIGLETAINTPHIAAVSADTFEPTVKRMIGNLLALHEGREPPERDVVV
- the araD gene encoding L-arabinonate dehydratase is translated as MAFQPANWPRKLRSAAWFGGTSRDNIYHRSWMKNQGLPDDLFDGRPVIGICNTWSQLTPCNAHLRDLAERVKHGIYEAGGFPVEFPVFSTGESTLRPTAMMFRNLASMDVEEAIRGAPLDGVVLLVGCDKTTPSLLMGAASVNLPAIVVSGGPMLNGWFQGERVGSGTHLWKFSEAVKAGEMTREEFLEAEVSMSRSPGSCNTMGTASTMASMAEALGMALSGNAAIPAVDSRRRVMAHLSGRRIVQMVKDDLKPSDILTRQAFENAIRTNGAIGGSTNAVIHLLAIAGRAGIDLTLDDWDRLGRDIPTIVNLMPSGEYLMEEFFYAGGLPVVVKRLGEAGSLHRDAVTASGKTIWDEVRHVKNWNEEVIRPVEKALTEQGGIAVLKGNLSPNGAVLKPSAASPHLLKHRGRAVVFEDIDDYKRKINDNDLDIDETCIMVLKNCGPKGYPGLSEVGNMGLPPKILRKGITDMIRISDARMSGTAYGTVVLHTAPEAAAGGPLAVVQSGDFIELDVPNRRLHLDVSDEELQRRLDAWTPSHAVPDSGYARLFHDHVQGADTGADFDFLIGCRGSAVPKDSH